In Arthrobacter ramosus, one DNA window encodes the following:
- a CDS encoding Gfo/Idh/MocA family protein, producing the protein MDLKVGIVGFGLRSSLWRHAHKPGHGSEVTVVCDLGERGRADAAEKIPTAVITDDLDVLLTSGLDAVLVLTPDNQHAAVAVRTLKAGIPTFCEKPLDVTLEAADLILQTAFDTGTRLYVGHNMRHMPVVVQMREIIQAGTIGDVKAVWCRHFVGNGGDYYFKDWHAQRANTTGLLLQKGAHDIDVIHWLAGGYSTKVQAIGELAVYGDVASRRDNTARRMGDWFSVDNWPPTEQTDLAETIDVEDISMMNMVLDNGVLASYQQCHFTPDYWRNYTVIGTKGRIENFGDGAGDQIYVWTTRTTSGFAEPDQTVLVRDGEGGHGGADPLLITEFLRFAKDGGTTATSPIAAREAVAAGVLATESLRGDGCAKLVPALPEELVEYFNAGQPARVRDL; encoded by the coding sequence ATGGACCTCAAAGTAGGCATCGTCGGATTCGGCTTGCGGTCGTCACTGTGGCGCCACGCGCACAAGCCCGGCCACGGTTCGGAAGTCACCGTCGTGTGCGATCTGGGCGAGCGCGGCAGGGCGGATGCGGCCGAAAAGATCCCGACGGCGGTAATCACCGACGACTTGGACGTCTTGTTGACCTCCGGCCTGGACGCGGTCCTGGTCCTGACTCCGGACAACCAGCACGCCGCCGTCGCCGTCCGGACGCTCAAGGCGGGCATTCCCACGTTCTGCGAGAAACCGCTCGACGTCACGCTGGAGGCAGCCGACCTTATCCTCCAGACGGCCTTCGACACCGGAACGCGACTCTATGTGGGCCACAACATGCGGCACATGCCTGTGGTGGTGCAGATGCGCGAAATCATCCAGGCCGGGACCATCGGTGACGTCAAGGCAGTCTGGTGCCGGCACTTCGTGGGGAACGGCGGGGACTACTATTTCAAGGACTGGCATGCTCAGCGTGCCAATACCACAGGGCTGCTGCTGCAAAAGGGCGCGCACGATATCGACGTCATCCACTGGCTCGCCGGGGGATACAGCACCAAGGTGCAGGCGATCGGCGAGCTGGCCGTGTACGGGGACGTCGCTTCCCGCCGCGACAACACGGCACGCCGGATGGGAGATTGGTTCTCCGTGGACAATTGGCCCCCCACCGAACAGACGGACCTCGCCGAGACGATCGACGTCGAGGACATCTCGATGATGAACATGGTCCTGGATAACGGGGTGCTCGCCTCGTACCAGCAGTGCCATTTCACCCCGGACTATTGGCGGAACTACACGGTGATCGGCACCAAGGGCAGGATCGAGAACTTCGGCGACGGGGCCGGCGACCAGATCTACGTGTGGACCACCAGGACCACCTCGGGCTTCGCCGAGCCAGACCAGACGGTCTTGGTCCGTGACGGTGAAGGCGGCCATGGCGGTGCGGACCCCTTGCTCATAACGGAGTTCCTGCGCTTCGCCAAGGACGGGGGAACCACGGCGACTTCGCCGATCGCGGCCCGCGAGGCCGTGGCCGCGGGAGTGCTCGCCACCGAGTCCCTCCGCGGCGACGGTTGCGCGAAGCTGGTTCCGGCCTTGCCGGAAGAGCTCGTGGAGTATTTCAACGCAGGCCAGCCGGCCCGGGTCCGGGACCTTTAG
- a CDS encoding 6-phospho-beta-glucosidase: MILTILGGGGFRVPLVYSALLSDHRPGRVTELRLFDSDPARLGVVARVLADLAEGVPGAPSVRMFTELSEALPGTDFIFSAIRVGGLVGRAADERIALKNGVIGQETVGAGGISYALRTIPVVLDIAEAVKKHAADAWFINFTNPAGVITEVMTRVLGSKVVGICDSPVGLARRCLLATGVHRGAAAFRDGSVEIDYIGLNHLGWLRGLVVDGEDVLPRLLADDGAIESFEEGRLFGASWIKALGAVPNEYLHYYYFRREALDADRRAETTRGAYLARQQSSFYSGLVEANDGGAEPALGGPSSKSALRLWEKTKLDREETYMQSNREAAGTFERDAEDLVSGGYETVALAIMRAISQGETARLILNVPNGGTLSELDADAVIEAPCLVDAGGVRLLPAKALPDYARGLVINAKAVERATIDAALTGSRRSAYKSMAMNPLVDSVRVAEALLDDYIRHFKELQYLR; encoded by the coding sequence ATGATCCTCACCATCCTGGGCGGCGGGGGATTCCGGGTACCCCTGGTCTATTCAGCATTGCTGTCCGACCATAGGCCCGGCCGGGTCACCGAACTGAGGCTGTTCGATTCCGACCCCGCGCGCCTGGGCGTGGTAGCCAGGGTCCTTGCCGACCTGGCCGAGGGGGTGCCCGGCGCACCCTCAGTGAGGATGTTCACGGAGCTGTCCGAAGCCCTGCCCGGTACCGACTTCATCTTCTCCGCCATCCGGGTGGGTGGCCTGGTGGGGCGTGCCGCCGATGAACGGATCGCCCTGAAGAACGGCGTCATCGGGCAGGAGACCGTCGGCGCCGGCGGGATTTCCTATGCCCTGCGGACCATTCCCGTAGTCCTGGACATCGCCGAGGCCGTGAAGAAACATGCTGCGGACGCCTGGTTCATCAACTTCACCAATCCGGCCGGGGTCATCACCGAAGTCATGACGCGGGTCCTTGGCAGCAAGGTGGTGGGGATCTGCGATTCGCCGGTGGGGCTGGCCAGGAGATGCCTGCTCGCAACCGGAGTCCACCGCGGAGCGGCAGCCTTTCGGGACGGTTCCGTGGAAATCGACTACATCGGCCTCAACCACCTGGGCTGGCTGCGCGGGCTGGTAGTCGACGGTGAGGATGTCCTGCCGCGGCTCCTGGCCGACGACGGCGCCATCGAGTCCTTCGAAGAAGGCCGGCTGTTCGGCGCTTCCTGGATCAAAGCCCTGGGCGCGGTTCCCAACGAGTATCTGCATTACTACTACTTCAGGCGGGAAGCGCTCGACGCTGACCGGCGCGCCGAAACCACCCGCGGCGCTTACCTGGCGCGGCAACAGTCATCCTTCTACAGCGGGCTAGTGGAAGCGAACGACGGCGGTGCGGAGCCCGCCTTGGGGGGCCCGTCGTCGAAATCAGCCCTCAGGCTCTGGGAAAAGACCAAGCTCGATCGCGAAGAGACGTACATGCAAAGCAACAGGGAGGCGGCCGGCACGTTCGAACGCGACGCCGAGGACCTGGTGTCCGGCGGCTACGAGACCGTCGCCTTGGCGATCATGCGTGCCATCAGCCAGGGGGAAACGGCCCGCCTGATCCTGAATGTCCCCAATGGGGGCACCCTGTCTGAGCTCGACGCCGACGCCGTCATCGAGGCGCCCTGCCTCGTGGATGCCGGCGGAGTCCGCTTGCTCCCGGCAAAGGCTCTTCCGGACTACGCGCGCGGACTCGTCATCAACGCCAAAGCGGTGGAACGTGCCACGATCGACGCTGCTCTCACGGGTTCCCGGCGCTCAGCCTACAAGTCGATGGCCATGAACCCGCTCGTGGACTCGGTCAGGGTGGCAGAAGCGCTCCTGGATGACTACATCCGCCATTTCAAGGAGCTCCAGTACTTGCGCTGA
- a CDS encoding LysR family transcriptional regulator, whose amino-acid sequence MEVHQLQMLRELGDLGSVKAVAETLMVTPSAVSQQLALLQKSVDVPLTRKEGRALVLTDAGRVLADAGAAVVNAMADARAAIGAYHDSPGSTVTVSAFHSAGQALFAPLAALLTSARNAGPEGSVPRVKLADEDVAQEDFPGLAARYDLVLAHRMEHSPGWPTDKVAVIPLADEPLDVALPAGHPLAARRELRPADVVGQQWVTSRAGYSPADVLAAVVAVSGRPADVLHRINDYSTVASLVAAGGAIGLLPRFTAQRVLDAGVVLRPLAGVNSVRKIDILARPETLKRKSVMTVCEALQTVMTELAGGIQPN is encoded by the coding sequence ATGGAAGTACATCAGCTCCAAATGCTCAGGGAACTAGGAGATCTGGGTAGTGTCAAGGCCGTGGCCGAGACGCTCATGGTCACTCCCTCGGCCGTCTCCCAGCAGCTCGCACTCCTGCAGAAGTCGGTGGACGTGCCACTGACCCGCAAGGAAGGCCGCGCCCTGGTGCTCACCGATGCGGGCCGGGTGCTCGCCGACGCCGGAGCCGCCGTCGTGAACGCCATGGCCGACGCCCGCGCCGCCATTGGCGCGTACCACGATTCACCGGGTTCCACCGTGACCGTGAGCGCTTTCCACAGTGCGGGCCAGGCTTTGTTCGCTCCGCTCGCGGCTTTGCTGACCAGCGCGCGCAACGCGGGTCCGGAAGGCAGCGTTCCCCGCGTGAAACTCGCTGACGAAGACGTAGCGCAGGAGGATTTTCCTGGCCTCGCCGCGCGCTATGACCTCGTGCTGGCACACCGGATGGAGCACAGCCCCGGGTGGCCCACCGACAAAGTAGCCGTGATTCCGCTCGCCGACGAACCGCTCGACGTCGCGTTACCTGCGGGGCACCCGCTCGCGGCGCGACGCGAACTCAGGCCGGCCGACGTCGTCGGGCAGCAGTGGGTGACCAGCCGCGCCGGCTACTCCCCCGCGGACGTGCTGGCCGCCGTCGTCGCCGTCAGCGGGCGTCCGGCGGATGTCCTGCACCGCATCAACGACTACTCAACCGTGGCCTCGCTCGTGGCGGCCGGTGGCGCGATTGGTTTGCTCCCGCGGTTCACCGCCCAGCGGGTACTGGACGCCGGCGTCGTGCTGCGTCCGCTCGCGGGGGTGAATTCCGTGCGCAAGATCGACATCCTGGCGAGGCCGGAAACCCTGAAACGGAAATCGGTCATGACGGTCTGCGAAGCGCTGCAGACCGTCATGACCGAACTCGCCGGCGGTATCCAGCCCAACTGA
- a CDS encoding pyridoxamine 5'-phosphate oxidase family protein: MDKDAAQRVTEVLDSQQCWNLLRGVSVGRLAVWLGDHPDIFPINYTVDQGTVVFRTGAGTKLVAALGEFPVAMEVDGVDANTGVAWSVVLHGKATPVKQLDDVVNSFSLPLFPWEAGKKDHFVRVPADSISGRRFTVTEPLTWWTPYSGIKRSAVE, translated from the coding sequence ATGGACAAAGATGCAGCACAACGTGTAACCGAGGTGTTGGATTCGCAGCAATGCTGGAATCTCCTGAGGGGCGTGTCCGTCGGCAGGCTGGCCGTGTGGCTCGGAGACCACCCTGACATTTTTCCGATCAATTACACCGTGGACCAGGGGACGGTTGTCTTCAGGACCGGAGCGGGCACAAAGCTGGTCGCGGCGTTGGGCGAATTCCCGGTGGCCATGGAAGTGGACGGCGTCGATGCGAACACGGGAGTCGCATGGAGTGTTGTGCTCCACGGCAAAGCGACGCCCGTCAAACAGCTCGACGACGTGGTCAACTCGTTCTCGTTGCCCCTGTTTCCGTGGGAAGCCGGCAAGAAGGACCACTTCGTGCGGGTTCCTGCGGATTCGATCTCCGGGCGGCGCTTCACCGTCACGGAGCCGCTCACGTGGTGGACCCCCTACAGCGGCATCAAGCGGTCCGCGGTGGAATAG
- the hutI gene encoding imidazolonepropionase, with the protein MSGQTSTLISNIGELMTQDAEHRVLKDAAVVIEGERISWIGPASEAPSADEHVDAEGRAVLPGWVDSHSHLIFAGDRTAEFEARMAGQRYSAGGIAVTTGATRAASDEELTRLAAGRVAEAVSQGTTYLESKTGYGLDLENEARSARIAAATVDEVTYLGAHLVPAGADAEEYTDLVCGPMLDAVRPYVSWADVFCERGAFTEDQSRRVLTACRDAGLGLRVHGNQLGEGPGVQLAVEFGAASVDHVNYLSAADIEALAGTWGGWDASTGTGTRGTVATCLPACDLSTRQPLAPGRALIDAGVQLALAANCNPGTSYTSSIAFCVTTAVLQMHLSVHEAVRAATYGGALALGRESGNDVDGERAVGSIAVGHRADLHMLKAPSATHLAYRPGIPLTFAVWRAGVREV; encoded by the coding sequence ATGAGCGGGCAGACGAGCACACTGATCAGCAACATCGGCGAACTGATGACCCAGGACGCGGAGCATCGTGTCCTTAAGGACGCCGCCGTGGTGATCGAAGGTGAGCGGATTTCCTGGATCGGTCCGGCATCGGAGGCTCCCTCGGCTGATGAACACGTGGACGCGGAGGGCCGCGCCGTGCTCCCGGGATGGGTGGACTCGCACTCGCACCTGATTTTCGCCGGAGACCGCACCGCCGAATTCGAGGCCAGGATGGCCGGCCAGCGCTACAGCGCCGGCGGCATTGCCGTCACCACAGGCGCCACCCGCGCCGCGAGCGACGAGGAACTGACCCGACTCGCCGCCGGGCGCGTGGCCGAAGCCGTCTCCCAAGGCACCACCTACCTCGAGAGCAAGACCGGCTACGGACTGGACCTTGAGAACGAGGCCCGCAGTGCACGCATCGCGGCCGCGACCGTGGACGAAGTCACCTACCTCGGCGCGCACTTGGTCCCGGCCGGAGCCGACGCCGAGGAATACACGGACCTCGTCTGCGGCCCAATGCTCGACGCCGTCCGCCCGTACGTCAGCTGGGCCGACGTTTTCTGCGAGCGCGGCGCTTTCACCGAAGATCAGTCGCGCCGCGTCCTGACCGCTTGCCGCGATGCGGGCCTGGGCCTGCGTGTCCACGGCAACCAACTGGGTGAAGGACCTGGCGTGCAGTTGGCTGTGGAGTTCGGTGCGGCCAGTGTTGACCACGTCAATTACCTTTCAGCGGCCGACATCGAGGCGCTCGCAGGTACCTGGGGCGGCTGGGATGCCTCCACCGGAACGGGCACGCGCGGCACGGTGGCCACGTGCCTGCCGGCGTGCGATCTCTCCACCCGCCAGCCGCTCGCCCCGGGCCGCGCACTGATCGACGCGGGGGTGCAGCTTGCCTTGGCCGCGAACTGCAACCCCGGCACCTCCTACACGAGCTCCATCGCGTTCTGCGTCACCACGGCGGTGCTGCAGATGCACCTGAGCGTCCACGAAGCCGTCCGGGCGGCCACGTATGGCGGTGCGCTCGCGCTCGGCAGGGAGTCGGGCAACGACGTCGACGGCGAACGGGCGGTGGGATCGATCGCCGTCGGGCACCGCGCAGACCTGCACATGCTCAAGGCGCCGTCGGCGACGCACCTGGCGTACCGGCCCGGTATCCCGCTGACTTTCGCGGTGTGGAGGGCAGGCGTGCGCGAGGTCTAG
- the tdh gene encoding L-threonine 3-dehydrogenase: MKALYKSGPHSGFELVERPEPEAGPSDVKIRVMTTGICGTDLHIQSWDAWAQGIIGAPLIAGHEFYGEVVSVGEDVRDVKVGDRASGEGHVVCGICRNCRAGRRQMCIHTVSVGVQRDGAFAEYVVIPETNVWVHQDPSITPELGAIFDPFGNAVHTALSFPLVGEDVLITGAGPIGLMAIAVARHAGARKIAITDVSAPRLELARKMGVDLAVDVSKMRVKDAQLELGMREGFDIGLEMSGHPTALPEMINNMNHGGRIAMLGLPSQSIDIDWGKVVTHMLTLKGIYGREMYETWYAMSAMLSSNPVLHSHISAVVTDKLSATDWEKGFEIARAGTGGKVVLDWTEI, translated from the coding sequence ATGAAGGCTCTCTACAAGTCCGGTCCCCACTCTGGTTTTGAACTCGTCGAACGGCCCGAGCCGGAGGCAGGTCCCAGCGACGTCAAGATCCGCGTCATGACCACCGGTATCTGCGGAACGGACCTGCACATCCAATCCTGGGACGCTTGGGCGCAGGGCATCATCGGGGCTCCGTTGATCGCGGGACACGAGTTCTACGGCGAAGTGGTATCCGTGGGCGAGGACGTCCGCGACGTCAAGGTCGGTGACCGTGCCTCCGGGGAAGGCCACGTGGTCTGCGGCATCTGCCGCAATTGCCGTGCAGGCCGCCGCCAGATGTGCATCCACACGGTGTCCGTGGGCGTGCAGCGCGATGGCGCCTTCGCCGAATACGTTGTCATCCCCGAGACCAACGTCTGGGTCCACCAGGATCCCTCCATCACTCCTGAGCTCGGCGCCATCTTCGACCCCTTCGGCAACGCCGTCCACACCGCCCTGAGCTTCCCCCTGGTCGGCGAGGATGTGCTCATCACAGGTGCCGGACCCATCGGACTCATGGCAATCGCCGTCGCGCGCCACGCCGGTGCCCGCAAGATCGCCATCACGGACGTCTCCGCTCCCCGCCTCGAACTCGCCCGGAAGATGGGCGTGGACCTCGCCGTCGATGTGTCGAAGATGCGCGTCAAGGATGCCCAGCTCGAGCTCGGCATGCGCGAAGGATTCGACATCGGCCTGGAAATGTCCGGACATCCCACGGCCCTGCCTGAGATGATCAACAACATGAACCACGGCGGACGCATCGCCATGCTTGGCTTGCCCAGCCAGTCCATTGACATCGACTGGGGCAAAGTGGTCACCCACATGCTGACCCTCAAGGGCATCTACGGCCGCGAGATGTACGAAACCTGGTACGCCATGAGCGCCATGCTGTCCTCCAACCCCGTACTGCACAGCCACATTTCCGCCGTCGTCACGGACAAGCTGTCCGCCACCGACTGGGAAAAGGGTTTCGAAATCGCCCGCGCCGGCACAGGCGGCAAGGTCGTCCTCGACTGGACCGAAATCTAA
- a CDS encoding NAD(P)/FAD-dependent oxidoreductase, producing MAANYDVVIVGGGIAGLSLASALAGQCSVALVEAEQTLAYHTSSRSARQLIPSFGPAVVQELTVRTLELMVARDAALPVPVLEQRSFMLVGDEATVKAEASGHMHPITHAGALELCPALNPGSFTAAGLDTGSFACNAPVLLEDHRQRAEAGGVDIITGARVHSAQRLGSGWQLGAGLEGFQSAVVVNAAGAWADELAVLSGVEKLGLQPFRRTAAIVDVERPLAPGTPMVAAADDSYYFRREGEQVLISPSETVPSGPEDAQPRPGDVEELVARLNSITSLGIRSVAKAWTGLRTEAADGVPVVGFDAEAPGFYWLAGQGGYGFQTSSAIAELAAAEILGSGIVGPASGISPVSRTPGSLAATRWSIRR from the coding sequence ATGGCTGCAAATTATGATGTGGTAATTGTCGGCGGAGGCATCGCCGGGTTGTCGTTGGCGTCAGCGCTGGCCGGCCAGTGTTCGGTGGCCCTCGTGGAAGCCGAACAGACGCTGGCCTACCACACGTCCTCCCGCTCGGCCCGGCAGTTGATCCCAAGTTTCGGCCCAGCCGTCGTGCAGGAACTCACCGTCCGCACGCTGGAACTGATGGTAGCCCGCGACGCCGCGTTGCCGGTACCGGTACTGGAACAGCGCTCGTTTATGTTGGTGGGCGACGAAGCCACCGTCAAGGCAGAAGCCAGCGGGCACATGCACCCCATCACGCACGCCGGAGCCCTTGAGTTGTGCCCGGCACTGAATCCCGGATCCTTCACGGCCGCTGGCCTGGATACAGGGTCGTTCGCCTGCAATGCGCCCGTGCTCTTGGAAGACCACCGGCAACGGGCCGAGGCCGGGGGAGTGGACATCATCACCGGCGCCCGGGTCCATTCTGCCCAACGCCTCGGTTCCGGCTGGCAATTGGGCGCCGGGCTGGAAGGTTTCCAGTCCGCCGTCGTCGTCAACGCAGCAGGTGCCTGGGCGGACGAACTCGCGGTCCTCAGCGGGGTGGAAAAGCTGGGCTTGCAGCCGTTCCGGCGTACTGCGGCAATCGTCGACGTCGAACGCCCGCTTGCGCCGGGCACCCCCATGGTGGCGGCAGCGGATGACTCCTACTACTTCCGGCGCGAGGGGGAGCAAGTGCTCATTTCGCCGTCGGAGACGGTGCCGAGCGGCCCCGAAGACGCACAGCCGCGTCCCGGCGACGTGGAAGAGCTCGTGGCCCGGCTGAATTCGATCACCTCGCTGGGCATCCGCTCCGTGGCCAAAGCATGGACCGGGTTGCGCACCGAAGCTGCCGACGGCGTTCCTGTGGTGGGGTTCGACGCCGAGGCTCCCGGCTTCTACTGGCTTGCGGGCCAAGGCGGTTACGGTTTCCAGACCTCCTCCGCCATTGCTGAACTCGCTGCCGCCGAGATCCTGGGTTCGGGGATCGTTGGCCCTGCATCGGGCATCAGTCCGGTATCCCGGACACCGGGGTCGCTCGCGGCCACCCGTTGGTCCATCCGCCGTTGA
- a CDS encoding glycine C-acetyltransferase — protein sequence MYSSIKDQLQGELEEIRTAGLFKTERHIDSPQASHISAGQLGQPANTVLNFCANNYLGLADHPDIIAAAKSAMDERGFGMASVRFICGTQDLHLELEARVSQFLGTEDTILFSSCFDANGGVFESLFGAEDAIISDSLNHASIIDGIRLSKAKRFRYANQDMADLEAKLIEASTAEAPARRKIVVTDGVFSMDGYLAPLEAICDLAEKHDALVMVDDSHAVGFMGATGAGTPEHAGVSDRIDIYTGTFGKALGGASGGYVSGRSEIIAMLRQKARPYLFSNSLAPAIVAATIKAIELVRGSGELRSRLFENAALFRRRMSEEGFELLDGEHAIIPVMFGDAVVAAKVADEMLHHGVFVTAFSYPVVPKGAARIRVQLSAAHSSEDVEACVEAFVKSRAAAGL from the coding sequence ATGTACTCAAGCATCAAAGACCAGCTGCAGGGCGAACTTGAAGAGATCCGCACCGCGGGCCTCTTCAAGACCGAACGCCACATTGACTCGCCGCAGGCCAGCCACATCTCCGCAGGCCAGCTCGGCCAGCCGGCGAATACCGTCCTGAACTTCTGCGCGAACAACTACCTGGGCCTCGCAGACCACCCGGACATCATCGCGGCCGCCAAGTCCGCCATGGACGAGCGCGGCTTCGGCATGGCATCCGTCCGTTTCATCTGCGGCACCCAGGACCTGCACCTTGAGCTCGAGGCCCGCGTCTCACAGTTCCTCGGAACCGAGGACACCATCCTGTTCTCCAGCTGCTTCGACGCCAACGGAGGCGTTTTCGAGTCACTGTTCGGGGCCGAGGACGCCATCATCTCCGATTCCTTGAACCATGCCTCCATCATTGACGGCATCCGGCTCAGCAAGGCCAAGCGCTTCCGCTACGCCAACCAGGACATGGCTGACCTCGAAGCCAAGCTCATCGAGGCCTCAACCGCCGAGGCCCCGGCCCGGCGCAAGATCGTCGTGACGGACGGCGTCTTCTCCATGGACGGCTACCTTGCTCCGCTCGAGGCCATTTGCGATCTCGCGGAAAAGCACGACGCGCTGGTCATGGTGGACGATTCCCACGCCGTCGGCTTCATGGGAGCCACCGGTGCCGGAACCCCGGAACACGCGGGTGTTTCCGACAGGATCGACATCTACACCGGCACGTTCGGGAAGGCCCTTGGCGGCGCCTCCGGCGGCTACGTCTCCGGCCGCAGCGAAATCATCGCCATGCTGCGCCAGAAGGCCCGCCCGTACCTGTTCTCCAACTCCCTGGCCCCGGCGATCGTTGCAGCCACCATCAAGGCCATTGAGCTGGTCCGGGGCTCGGGCGAGCTCCGCTCCAGGCTCTTCGAGAACGCTGCCTTGTTCCGCCGCCGCATGAGCGAGGAAGGCTTCGAACTGCTCGACGGCGAGCACGCCATCATTCCGGTGATGTTCGGCGACGCCGTGGTGGCCGCGAAGGTTGCCGACGAGATGCTCCACCACGGAGTGTTCGTCACGGCGTTCAGCTACCCGGTGGTACCCAAGGGAGCAGCCCGGATCCGCGTGCAGCTCTCGGCGGCACACAGCTCCGAGGACGTCGAGGCGTGTGTTGAGGCCTTTGTGAAGAGCCGCGCCGCCGCGGGGCTCTGA
- a CDS encoding DUF4091 domain-containing protein, translating to MTEQNPVQPDGWSFVLVDSLEKVYPDAPPRPFDRTIPMSVFPGETASVQVALRPPMKHDFRLSGALEVAVDSPAAGFASISQVELVPCSLAAFPQHDSGYDRDTPGLYPDLLRPAPDGLIKPLHGQWTAAWIDLMVPSAENAGDHELGISVRDMEGNTLFSTTIDVTVLPAQAPELEIVNAHWFHCDGLASHYGVGVFSEEHWSIIDAFMGSAARMGANSLLTPTWTPPLDTAIGGTRLPTQLIGIREDSGYHFDFSKLLRWVGLCAKHGIRYLEIAHLFTQWGAKATPAIYVETTQGLERRFGWDVPSTSSAYRELMAGLLPALRSFLGEHWSLDRVIIHISDEPAGAEALAGYQQAKDVVADLLDGLTVVDALSDFEFYSSGAVPTPVVASDGVAPFLAAGVKDLWVYYCVAQDTGVANRFISMPSVRNRVLGHQLFALACAGFLHWGFNFYNTAHSLAPVDPFKDTCAGGAFPGGDAFVVYPGPDGVPWESIRYKVFAQAMWDHRALSLLAKLAGREEVLALIDTNGSGGSLAMDSFSYDPLHYRRVRELVNQGIARRAGQTRRRINFSS from the coding sequence TTGACGGAACAGAACCCGGTCCAGCCGGACGGCTGGTCGTTCGTGCTGGTGGACTCCTTGGAAAAGGTCTACCCGGACGCTCCACCACGGCCTTTCGACAGGACCATCCCGATGTCCGTTTTCCCCGGCGAGACTGCGTCGGTCCAGGTGGCCCTCAGGCCGCCGATGAAACACGATTTTCGGCTGTCGGGGGCGTTGGAAGTTGCAGTCGATAGTCCGGCGGCGGGGTTTGCCTCCATTTCGCAGGTTGAGCTGGTGCCCTGTTCCTTGGCGGCATTCCCGCAGCATGATAGCGGCTATGACCGGGACACTCCGGGTTTGTATCCCGACCTTTTGAGGCCTGCCCCGGATGGTCTGATCAAGCCCCTCCATGGGCAATGGACGGCTGCATGGATCGATCTCATGGTGCCATCCGCCGAGAACGCTGGCGATCACGAACTCGGGATCTCGGTGCGGGATATGGAAGGCAATACGCTCTTCAGCACCACCATCGATGTCACCGTGCTGCCTGCTCAAGCGCCGGAGCTGGAGATCGTCAACGCCCACTGGTTCCACTGCGACGGCTTGGCGAGCCATTATGGCGTCGGCGTCTTCAGCGAAGAGCATTGGTCGATCATCGATGCCTTCATGGGGTCTGCGGCAAGGATGGGAGCCAACTCCCTGCTGACGCCCACGTGGACTCCGCCGCTCGACACAGCCATCGGGGGAACACGGCTGCCCACCCAGCTGATCGGGATCCGCGAAGATTCCGGCTATCACTTTGATTTCAGCAAGCTGCTGCGCTGGGTGGGCCTTTGTGCCAAACACGGCATCCGGTACCTGGAAATCGCCCATTTGTTCACGCAATGGGGTGCCAAGGCGACGCCGGCGATCTATGTCGAGACCACGCAAGGCCTGGAGCGGCGCTTTGGCTGGGACGTGCCGTCGACGTCGTCCGCTTATCGGGAGCTCATGGCCGGGCTGCTGCCGGCCCTGCGTTCATTCCTGGGAGAGCACTGGTCCCTTGACCGGGTCATTATCCACATTTCCGATGAACCAGCGGGCGCCGAAGCCCTGGCGGGGTACCAACAGGCAAAGGACGTCGTCGCGGATCTCCTGGACGGGCTGACAGTGGTTGACGCCCTGAGCGACTTTGAGTTCTACAGCAGCGGGGCGGTGCCGACACCAGTTGTGGCAAGCGACGGCGTGGCCCCATTCCTGGCGGCCGGGGTGAAGGACCTGTGGGTCTACTACTGCGTCGCGCAGGACACCGGCGTTGCCAACCGGTTCATTTCCATGCCTTCAGTGCGAAACCGGGTGTTGGGCCACCAGCTCTTTGCCCTGGCATGTGCGGGCTTCCTTCATTGGGGATTCAACTTCTACAACACAGCCCACTCGCTGGCGCCCGTCGACCCGTTCAAGGACACCTGTGCCGGAGGAGCTTTTCCGGGCGGCGACGCCTTCGTGGTCTACCCGGGACCGGATGGGGTGCCGTGGGAGTCGATCCGTTACAAGGTTTTCGCTCAGGCCATGTGGGACCACCGGGCACTCTCGCTCCTGGCCAAGCTGGCCGGTCGCGAGGAGGTGCTCGCGCTCATCGATACGAACGGCTCGGGCGGGAGCCTCGCCATGGACAGCTTCAGCTACGACCCCCTTCATTACCGAAGGGTCCGCGAGCTGGTCAATCAAGGAATCGCGCGGCGCGCGGGTCAAACACGCCGGCGCATCAACTTCTCTAGTTAG